Proteins encoded in a region of the Clostridium butyricum genome:
- a CDS encoding flavin reductase family protein yields MNKVEMKGSVILNPVPVVLVTSKNKEGKTNVFTVGWTGTINTKPPMLYISIRPERLSYEYIKETMEFVVNLPGSNLVKAVDYCGVRSGKRNDKIKELGFTLSESSNISVPYIDECPINIECKVKDIIPLGTHDMFIAEVVGSHINEDLFDEDGKIHFENANMMAYCHGEYFPLQKHPVGSFGFSVMKKKTKKRRQLQAKKTK; encoded by the coding sequence ATGAATAAAGTTGAAATGAAAGGCAGCGTAATATTAAATCCCGTACCTGTCGTTTTAGTTACTTCTAAAAACAAAGAAGGAAAAACAAATGTGTTTACAGTTGGATGGACTGGTACAATAAATACAAAGCCTCCAATGTTATATATCTCAATAAGACCAGAAAGACTGTCTTATGAATATATAAAAGAAACCATGGAATTTGTTGTAAATCTTCCTGGTTCTAATCTAGTAAAAGCAGTAGACTATTGTGGTGTACGTTCTGGCAAAAGAAATGATAAAATAAAAGAATTAGGATTTACACTAAGTGAAAGCAGTAACATATCGGTGCCTTATATTGATGAGTGCCCTATTAATATTGAATGCAAAGTAAAAGATATCATTCCACTTGGAACTCATGACATGTTCATTGCTGAAGTTGTTGGATCTCACATAAATGAAGATCTATTTGATGAAGATGGAAAGATACATTTTGAAAATGCAAATATGATGGCTTATTGTCATGGGGAATACTTCCCTCTTCAAAAGCATCCTGTAGGATCTTTTGGCTTTTCTGTAATGAAGAAAAAAACAAAAAAAAGAAGACAGCTTCAAGCAAAGAAAACTAAATAA
- a CDS encoding polysaccharide deacetylase family protein translates to MKQYIKNILIAIIISLISVNYIGVKIKPEAAERKVVYLTFDDGPSFSNTDSILDLLCKNNVKATFCVVGNNAVRNKGTMRRINSSGMGILPHCNNHDYTEIYSSTENYVNDLNKCMKTINGIINEERTYNMVRMPGGSTNTVCTRDVLSNIKSYLKSRDINYIDWTIDCGDTRRSCVACNTIKENVEEMCGKNIVEVVLMHDLENKKTTTEALQGIIDDYKRLGYEFKTIESMEPWEFDYLINRKVINR, encoded by the coding sequence ATGAAACAATATATAAAAAATATATTAATTGCAATTATTATTAGCCTTATAAGTGTAAATTATATAGGTGTGAAAATTAAACCTGAGGCAGCAGAAAGGAAAGTAGTTTATTTGACTTTTGATGATGGACCTTCTTTTAGTAATACAGATTCTATATTAGATCTATTATGCAAAAATAATGTTAAAGCTACATTTTGTGTAGTTGGTAATAATGCAGTTAGAAATAAGGGTACTATGAGAAGAATAAACAGCAGTGGTATGGGAATATTACCACACTGCAATAATCACGATTATACCGAAATATATAGTTCCACTGAAAATTATGTAAATGATTTAAACAAGTGTATGAAAACAATAAATGGAATTATTAATGAAGAAAGAACTTATAATATGGTCAGGATGCCTGGTGGCTCAACTAACACTGTATGTACGAGAGACGTTTTAAGTAATATAAAATCATATTTAAAAAGTAGAGATATAAATTATATTGACTGGACGATAGATTGTGGTGATACAAGAAGGTCATGTGTAGCTTGTAATACTATAAAAGAGAATGTAGAAGAAATGTGTGGAAAGAATATAGTAGAAGTTGTTTTGATGCATGATTTAGAAAATAAAAAAACCACAACAGAAGCACTGCAAGGAATAATTGATGATTATAAGAGATTGGGTTATGAGTTTAAAACAATAGAATCCATGGAACCATGGGAATTTGATTATTTGATAAATAGAAAGGTAATTAACAGGTAA
- a CDS encoding D-alanyl-D-alanine carboxypeptidase family protein → MKKNFILKTLILTLSISLFSPLASINAKAATTAQPDINAQAAITMDLETGEIIYCKDADSKRYPASTTKLLTGLLLAENKQKSDEIAFTESAKIQPEYSLNINFMHNSMKVGDTMSADDVMKGLLLFSGNDTAYMIADNVAGNSQKFADMMNAKAKEIGANNSHFVTANGLHDENHYTTAYDLSLITKAAFQNDWERETMELADASIQINGAKVLLENRNLGLGKNGNIAGKTGLTNAAGGCLAAVYEVNGRKLIGVVLKSRQVDNADMTKFNDMDSIMNYSYNTSKTVYKSSGEEVGTTDVQYKSFGFFGPTKTITVPLKLTQDVTYYANAINDAESQITYDKTDSSAWKLLFNKDVTLTYSTRNHNESVAGSVDISFGNILKDNIIIYIATLASIIIIITLIILIKNMASNSRRRKSSYSRRRRR, encoded by the coding sequence TTGAAAAAAAATTTTATTTTAAAAACACTTATACTAACTCTTTCTATTTCTTTATTCAGCCCATTAGCATCTATTAATGCAAAAGCTGCTACAACTGCACAGCCAGATATAAATGCTCAAGCTGCTATAACTATGGATTTAGAAACTGGTGAAATCATCTATTGTAAGGATGCAGACAGCAAAAGATATCCAGCTAGTACAACAAAACTTTTAACAGGTTTACTTTTAGCTGAAAATAAACAAAAAAGTGATGAAATTGCATTTACAGAATCTGCAAAAATCCAACCTGAATATTCACTGAACATAAACTTTATGCACAACTCTATGAAAGTTGGAGATACTATGTCAGCTGATGATGTCATGAAAGGTTTATTGCTATTCTCTGGAAATGATACTGCATATATGATTGCTGACAATGTTGCAGGAAATTCTCAAAAGTTTGCTGATATGATGAATGCAAAAGCAAAAGAAATTGGTGCTAATAATAGTCATTTTGTTACAGCAAATGGATTACATGATGAAAATCACTACACTACAGCATATGATCTTTCCTTAATAACAAAGGCTGCCTTTCAAAATGACTGGGAAAGAGAAACCATGGAACTTGCAGATGCTTCTATTCAAATTAATGGCGCTAAAGTACTGTTAGAAAACAGAAACTTAGGTCTTGGTAAAAATGGAAACATAGCAGGAAAAACTGGTTTAACTAATGCTGCTGGTGGATGTCTTGCTGCTGTTTATGAAGTAAACGGAAGAAAGCTTATAGGTGTAGTTCTTAAGAGTAGACAAGTAGATAATGCCGATATGACTAAATTCAATGACATGGATTCTATAATGAATTATAGTTATAATACATCAAAAACTGTTTACAAATCATCTGGTGAGGAAGTTGGTACTACAGATGTACAATATAAATCATTTGGATTCTTTGGTCCAACAAAGACAATTACAGTTCCATTAAAACTTACTCAAGATGTGACTTATTACGCAAATGCAATCAATGATGCTGAATCTCAAATAACTTATGATAAAACTGATTCAAGCGCATGGAAGTTACTATTTAATAAAGATGTAACACTAACTTATTCAACAAGAAATCATAATGAAAGTGTTGCCGGTAGTGTTGATATCTCATTTGGAAATATATTAAAAGATAACATAATTATTTATATCGCAACTTTAGCAAGTATAATAATTATTATTACATTAATAATATTAATAAAAAATATGGCTTCAAACTCAAGACGTAGAAAAAGCAGTTATTCACGTAGAAGAAGACGTTAA
- a CDS encoding acyltransferase family protein, producing the protein MNNKIRDNYFDNLRGFLIICVIVGNSLEYISPSSVNPHYLILFLYMFHMPLFTFISGYFCKKSKRSTVEKVIDTTKIYLFAQTFYFIFNRYILDRTSVKFQLLYPSWTLWYLMALIIWYVLSDYIKNYKIAFALSVAASLIIGFDGSIGTYASVSRIFFFMPFFIAGMAFNKETFLEKYKKYSIHLGVLTCVILIILFAIREFTDVEYFFEYTNYTFYSDSAIYPFILRLFHYIGGFIICSFILMVFTHKKTLFTWFGKNSLVLYISHAAVIQLLTLRPILKYGSWSQLILSEAFIVTVLLVLAMIIKKITSYAKSMQIHDINDLNQQA; encoded by the coding sequence TTGAATAATAAAATACGTGATAATTATTTTGATAACCTTAGAGGATTTTTAATAATTTGTGTTATTGTTGGAAATTCACTTGAATATATATCTCCATCAAGTGTTAATCCTCACTATTTAATTCTTTTTCTTTATATGTTTCATATGCCTTTATTTACTTTTATCTCAGGATACTTTTGTAAAAAAAGCAAACGAAGCACTGTTGAAAAAGTAATTGATACAACCAAAATTTATTTATTTGCTCAAACATTCTATTTTATCTTTAACAGATATATATTAGATAGAACAAGTGTTAAATTCCAATTGTTATATCCAAGCTGGACTTTATGGTACCTCATGGCATTAATAATCTGGTATGTTCTTTCTGATTATATTAAAAATTACAAAATTGCCTTTGCACTATCTGTAGCAGCATCATTAATTATTGGATTTGATGGAAGTATTGGAACATATGCAAGTGTATCAAGAATATTTTTCTTCATGCCATTTTTTATAGCTGGTATGGCTTTTAACAAAGAAACTTTCTTAGAAAAATATAAAAAATACTCTATTCATTTAGGAGTACTTACATGTGTAATTCTTATTATATTATTTGCAATAAGAGAATTTACAGATGTTGAATACTTTTTTGAATATACTAATTATACTTTCTATTCTGATTCTGCCATTTATCCATTTATACTTAGATTATTCCACTATATAGGCGGTTTCATTATATGTAGTTTCATTTTAATGGTATTTACACATAAAAAGACTTTATTTACTTGGTTTGGTAAAAATTCTTTAGTTCTATATATTTCACATGCAGCTGTAATCCAACTGCTTACATTAAGACCTATACTAAAATATGGTTCATGGTCACAACTTATTTTATCTGAAGCATTTATTGTTACAGTGTTATTAGTACTTGCCATGATAATAAAAAAAATTACGTCATATGCAAAATCTATGCAGATTCATGATATTAATGACTTAAATCAACAAGCATAA
- a CDS encoding type 1 glutamine amidotransferase, with translation MELTICHLYPDLLNVYGDVGNVLILKHRASLRGINVNIVNCSQGDILDKDNTDIIFFGGGQDFEQSIVSDDLKNMKKQPLTEYIEEGKVVLAICGGYQLLGKYYTAPNGEKIDGLGILDIYTEGGDTRFIGNTEIINEEFNETYVGFENHSGRTYINNYKALGKCIHGYGNNGSDGYEGCIYKNTFGSYFHGSFLSKNPEFADRLLTLALQKKYGQEVILESLTDEFELKAKQSIIERLKK, from the coding sequence ATGGAATTAACTATATGCCACCTATATCCTGATTTATTAAATGTTTATGGCGATGTAGGTAATGTACTTATTTTAAAACATAGAGCTTCTCTAAGAGGCATTAATGTAAATATTGTAAATTGTTCTCAAGGTGATATTTTAGATAAAGATAATACTGACATTATCTTCTTTGGAGGTGGTCAAGATTTTGAACAATCTATTGTATCTGACGATTTAAAAAACATGAAAAAACAACCTTTAACAGAATATATTGAAGAAGGTAAGGTTGTACTTGCAATTTGTGGTGGATATCAACTTCTTGGAAAATACTACACTGCACCTAATGGTGAAAAAATAGACGGCCTTGGAATACTTGATATTTATACTGAAGGTGGAGACACTAGATTTATAGGAAATACAGAAATCATTAATGAAGAGTTCAATGAAACATATGTAGGTTTTGAAAATCATTCAGGAAGAACATATATCAATAATTACAAAGCACTAGGAAAATGTATTCACGGATATGGAAATAATGGTTCTGACGGATATGAAGGATGTATATATAAGAATACTTTTGGGTCATATTTCCACGGTTCATTTTTATCTAAGAATCCAGAATTTGCAGATAGACTTTTAACTTTAGCCCTTCAAAAAAAGTATGGTCAAGAAGTAATCCTAGAATCTTTAACTGATGAATTTGAATTAAAAGCTAAGCAATCAATAATTGAACGATTAAAAAAATAA